The following are from one region of the Malassezia vespertilionis chromosome 4, complete sequence genome:
- the NEW1 gene encoding [NU+] prion formation protein 1 (COG:B; EggNog:ENOG503NUZG): MTTCAPLQALLESTTTEDAHIAAEKLAEYVNEHGLRAMSRDAIVDTLLDQLRTKKSAEVRERAAIGLGALITKVGGKNSPSPLGAEPWLSRALAPLLDAYADKHDGAKKAAESAVAGLTALYPPEGIAELLELLYEVIGSSGAKWQAKVGALKVMSRLPDRAFEQIGDELAQITPILTNAMHETKAEVAKQAIKSATKVCSVIDNNDIRPFIPDLVGCMDRADTVPACIKKLSSITFVAEVTGPALAVMVPLLGRALNERNQTVQRQCVIIVDNLCKLVRDPHTAASFLPPLLPAMERIEKGASFPEVREHAKSAVHTLRTAFAKAKDTTTATENPAVVLKRERQDALKRFAASVQPHMPDGLVAMDDVWSLVGLEYVARMVVRLADKRIVQADAWNEMYVLPYLRRICASPDGAQAATNAVRDEYVQLDEARFGKPEEEEDVEGEQLCKTVFSLAYGGLLLLNHTTLRLHRGHRYGIVAANGSGKSTLLKAMRDGKVEGYPPPEQVRTIMVEHSLQGEDGSKPILDFVSNDAELKHRSREDVASALYSVGFDEERQGNPVGSLSGGWKMKLELARAMLIGADILLLDEPTNHLDVNSIKWLEEYLVNNSNITVLTVSHDSSFLDNVCSDIIHYEHKKLKYYHGNLSDFVAKHPEAKSYYSLAATSVKFSFPPPGSLMGVRSNTRTILKASHVTVQYPSMSKPSLVDASVSISLSSRVGVVGPNGAGKSTLIKVLTGEILPTEGKVEKHPNLRVALMAQHAFHHLEQHLEKTACQYITWRYQDGHDREITEKVTRKLSKEEEDQMRVPIVSKTGEKRTIEFIVGRSKLKKSFQYEIKWAGMDHRFNTWVPRERLLELGFTKLVQKFDDFDASREGAGSRDLSQKAIRKELEAVGLNGEIAEHNAMGGYSGGQKVKVVLAAALWNNPQVLVLDEPTNYLDREALGGLAVAIREWAGAVIIISHNQEFISALCPELWNVENGRIMSKVRTDLATDNFADADSNPTTPGMETPVTPSTAPGTAVNSGTNTPAHNSDDEDMSKLKAKKGKKKLTRNDKKLQEERRRLRLNNWLQYGGEREPDTDDE; this comes from the exons ATGACGACGTGTGCGCctttgcaagcgctgctggaaaGCACGACGACAGAGGACGCGCACATCGCCGCTGAAAAACTTGCAGAGTATGTAAACGAGCATGGCCTGCGTGCAATGAGCCGGGATGCTATAGTAGATACGCTTTTGGACCAGCTTCGCACCAAGAAATCGGCAGAGGTTCGCGAACGTGCAGCGATTGGCTTGGGCGCGCTCATCACCAAAGTGGGCGGCAAAAACTCGCCGAGCCCGCTGGGGGCAGAGCCATGgctctcgcgcgcgcttgcgccgctgctcgacgcgtaTGCCGACAAGCACGACGGCGCCAAGAAAGCCGCCGAGTCTGCCGTGGCGGGTTTGACTGCACTCTATCCTCCCGAAGGCATCGCAGAGCTTTTGGAACTACTGTATGAAGTGATCGGCTCGAGTGGCGCCAAGTGGCAGGCAAAGGTCGGCGCCTTGAAAGTCATGAGCCGCCTGCCGGACCGTGCATTCGAGCAAAtcggcgacgagctcgcACAAATTACGCCAATCCTGACCAATGCAATGCACGAGACCAAGGCAGAGGTTGCGAAGCAGGCAATCAAGTCCGCGACTAAGGTGTGCAGCGTCATTGACAACAACGATATCCGGCCGTTTATTCCTGACCTTGTCGGATGCATGGACCGGGCAGACACTGTCCCAGCGTGTATCAAGAAACTTTCTTCCATTACTTTTGTTGCCGAGGTCACTGGCCCTGCACTTGCCGTCATGGTTCCGCTCCTCGGCCGTGCGCTGAACGAGCGGAACCAGacggtgcagcgccagtgTGTTATTATTGTGGATAATTTGTGCAAGCTAGTACGCGATCCCCACACTGCCGCTTCCTttttgccgccgctgcttcctgccatggagcgcatcgagaaAGGCGCGAGTTTCCCCGAAGTGCGTGAGCATGCCAAGAGCGCGGTGCATACACTGCGCACTGCATTTGCCAAGGCCAAAGACACGACCACTGCGACGGAAAATCCCGCCGTGGTGCTGAAACGCGAgcggcaagacgcgctgAAGCGCTTTGCCGCCAGTGTTCAGCCACACATGCCCGACGGCCTTGTGGCCATGGACGACGTTTGGTCTTTGGTTGGGCTTGAGTATGTAGCGCGCATGGTGGTGCGTCTTGCGGACAAGCGTATCGTGCAAGCGGATGCATGGAACGAGATGTACGTCCTGCCCTACCTGCGCCGTATCTGTGCATCGCCGGACGGTGCCCAAGCAGCGACCAatgccgtgcgcgatgAATATGTCCAGCTGGACGAGGCCCGCTTCGGCAAGCCagaagaagaggaggacGTGGAAGGCgagcagctgtgcaagacCGTGTTTAGCTTGGCCTACGGCGGTCTCTTGCTCTTGAACCACACCACACTTCGCCTGCACAGAGGTCACCGCTACGGCATTGTTGCTGCGaacggcagcggcaagtCCACGCTGCTCAAAGCCATGCGTGATGGCAAGGTCGAGGGCTATCCGCCGCCCGAACAGGTGCGCACAATTATGGTAGAGCACTCGCTTCAGGGCGAGGACGGCTCCAAGCCCATCCTCGATTTTGTTTCAAACGACGCAGAGCTCAAGCACCGCTCGCGTGAAGACGTGGCATCGGCGCTGTACAGCGTTGGCTTTGACGAAGAACGCCAAGGAAACCCAGTCGGGAGCCTCAGCGGCGGCTGGAAGATGAAGTTggagctcgcgcgtgcgatgctCATTGGCGCCGACATcttgctgctcgacgagccgaCCAACCATTTGGACGTGAACTCGATCAAGTGGCTGGAAGAGTATTTGGTGAACAACAGCAACATTACCGTTCTCACTGTCTCGCACGATTCTAGCTTCTTGGACAATGTCTGCTCCGACATTATTCACTACGAGCACAAGAAACTCAAGTACTACCATGGCAACCTGTCCGACTTTGTCGCCAAGCACCCCGAGGCAAAGAGCTACTACTCGCTCGCAGCAACTTCGGTCAAGTTTTCCTTCCCACCGCCCGGTTCGCTCATGGGCGTCCGCTCCAACACGCGCACCATTCTCAAAGCGTCGCACGTCACGGTACAGTATCCCAGCATGTCAAAGCCTTCGCTTGTGGACGCGTCCGTGTCGATCAGCTTGTCGAGTCGTGTCGGTGTGGTTGGCCCGaacggcgctggaaagAGCACTTTGATCAAGGTTCTCACCGGCGAGATTCTTCCCACCGAAGGCAAGGTGGAGAAGCACCCCAATCTGCGTGTTGCGCTCATGGCCCAACACGCGTTCCACCACTTGGAGCAGCACCTAGAGAAGACGGCGTGTCAATATATTACATGGCGCTATCAGGATGGGCACGACCGTGAGATCACCGAAAAGGTAACGCGCAAGCTGAGcaaggaagaggaagacCAGATGCGGGTTCCTATCGTGTCCAAGACGGGTGAGAAGCGCACAATCGAGTTCATTGTGGGCCGCAGCAAGTTAAAGAAGAGTTTCCAGTACGAGATCAAGTGGGCGGGTATGGATCATCGCTTCAATACATGGGTTCCCCGCGAGCGTCTTTTGGAGCTCGGATTCACCAAACTTGTGCAAAAGTTTGACGACTTTGACGCGTCGCGTGAAGGTGCGGGCAGCAGGGACCTGAGCCAGAAAGCGATCCGCAAAGAGCTCGAGGCGGTTGGCCTGAACGGCGAAATTGCCGAGCACAACGCCATGGGCGGCTACAGTGGCGGCCAAAAGGTCAAGGTCGTActtgcggcggcgctgtggAACAACCCCCAAGTGCTCGTTTTGGACGAGCCTACCAACTATCTGGACCGCGAAGCGCTCGGCGGTCTTGCGGTTGCCATTCGCGAATGGGCCGGCGCTGTGATCATCATCTCACACAACCAAGAGTTTATTTCTGCACTCTGCCCTGAGCTGTGGAATGTGGAGAATGGACGGATCATGTCCAAGGTGCGTACGGATCTGGCGACCGACAACTTTGCCGATGCCGACAGTAATCCCACCACACCTGGAATGGAGACCCCCGTCACTCCTAGCACTGCTCCTGGCACCGCTGTGAACAGCGGCACAAATACGCCGGCGCACAATTCGGACGACGAAGATATGTCGAAACTAAAGGCAAAGAAGGGCAAGAAGAAGCTCACGCGGAATGACAAG AAATTGCAAGAGGAGCGCCGGCGCCTTCGTCTTAACAACTGGCTCCAATACGGCGGCGAACGCGAGCCTG ACACCGATGATGAGTAA